A portion of the Chondrinema litorale genome contains these proteins:
- a CDS encoding asparagine synthetase B, whose translation MRKFLLLITFLLITTFTKAAYLLVPMDESQANHLKAYGVTFWVLQQEVEAEWLLNYRGGSFMFKYLQSFENELIIRGVSYQVISDSEALQIKQSIASPEANMDVMKLEVAPKIAVYSPKSKQPWDDAVTLVLSYAEIPYDVVFDDEVMLEKLPEYDWLHLHHEDFTGQYGKFYATYGRQQWYIEQQREFERSAQNHGFTKVSELKLAVVKKIRDFCAGGGFLFAMCSATDTYDIALAADGVDICDFMYDGDPPDRNAQSKLNFDNTFAFKDFKLKINPYEYEYSNIDNQSHERGLNEGNDFFKLFQFSAKWDPIPTMLSQNHELLVKGFMGQTTAFKKQLIKSDVVIMGETKEANEARYIHGTFGKGTWTFFGGHDPEDYRHFVGEEPTDLNLHPNSPGYRLILNNILFPAAKKKKQKT comes from the coding sequence ATGAGAAAATTCCTCCTGCTTATAACTTTCCTACTAATAACTACTTTCACAAAAGCAGCCTACCTGTTAGTACCAATGGATGAAAGCCAAGCAAATCACTTAAAAGCTTACGGTGTAACATTCTGGGTTTTGCAACAAGAAGTAGAAGCTGAATGGCTTCTCAACTACAGAGGGGGTAGTTTTATGTTCAAATACTTACAGTCTTTTGAAAACGAATTAATCATAAGAGGTGTTAGCTATCAGGTAATTTCAGATTCTGAAGCTTTACAAATTAAACAGTCAATTGCGAGCCCTGAAGCAAACATGGATGTAATGAAATTGGAAGTAGCTCCTAAAATTGCTGTATACTCTCCAAAATCTAAGCAACCTTGGGACGACGCCGTTACACTGGTTTTATCCTATGCTGAGATTCCTTACGATGTTGTATTTGATGATGAGGTAATGCTTGAAAAACTACCAGAATACGACTGGTTACACCTTCACCACGAAGATTTTACTGGGCAATATGGAAAGTTTTATGCAACTTATGGTAGACAACAATGGTACATAGAGCAACAAAGAGAGTTTGAAAGATCTGCTCAAAACCACGGCTTTACAAAAGTATCTGAGTTAAAACTAGCTGTAGTTAAAAAGATAAGAGATTTTTGTGCTGGTGGCGGATTCTTATTTGCCATGTGTTCAGCTACAGATACTTACGATATAGCACTTGCTGCCGATGGTGTAGATATTTGTGATTTTATGTACGATGGTGATCCACCTGACAGAAATGCACAATCAAAACTAAATTTCGATAATACTTTCGCATTCAAAGACTTTAAATTAAAAATCAATCCTTACGAATACGAGTATTCTAATATTGATAATCAATCTCATGAGAGAGGTTTAAATGAAGGAAACGACTTTTTTAAACTGTTTCAGTTTTCTGCAAAATGGGACCCTATTCCAACTATGCTATCTCAGAATCATGAGTTATTGGTAAAAGGTTTTATGGGCCAAACCACAGCTTTTAAAAAGCAATTAATTAAGTCTGATGTAGTAATTATGGGTGAAACCAAAGAAGCAAATGAAGCTCGTTACATACATGGCACTTTTGGTAAAGGAACTTGGACATTTTTTGGAGGTCACGACCCAGAAGATTACAGACACTTTGTTGGAGAAGAACCTACAGATTTAAACCTGCACCCTAATTCTCCGGGTTACAGATTAATTCTTAATAATATTCTTTTCCCTGCTGCAAAAAAGAAAAAGCAAAAGACCTGA